Within the Bacteroidales bacterium genome, the region TTCCGGCCTGAAGTGCTGCCAGTACGTTGGCCAAGCCCCAGCCGCGTGTAGTGTGGAAATGTGCGATTTGTTTGTGTGGATTGTCCACCGAGTCGAGCAACATCGAGAAATACTGATACACACGGTCAGGGGACGCAGAGCCATCGTGATCGGCATGTTCAACATCTGTGGCGCCGATATCGAACCAGCGTTTGGTAAATTCGATGGCTTTTTTCATTTCGGTTGGACCTTCAATCGGGCAACCCCAGATCGTGCTGACCGTACCATTAACTTTCAGGCCGGCATCCACTGCTTTCTTCACCCACTCTTCGCTCATCTTCCAGTACTCTGCAAGATTTAGACCCGAGTTTTTCTTTTGATGCGACTCGCTGGTTGACACCATCAGCAAAATACGATCAGGCCCCCAGCCTTCCTGTTTTGAAATAATCGCGCGCTCCACAGCCCGTTCACGAATGGTAATGGCGGTGAGCATCACGTCATTAATCAGGTGTTTTACTACTTTGCTTTTCCTGATCAGTTTGAAAAGTTCGTCAGCATCCCTGAATTGAGGCATACCTTTCGGATTGCCGAGGTTGGTGACTTCGAGGTGCTTGAAACCCGCAAGGATCAATTGTTCCAGCATCCAAAGCTTTGCTTCGGTGGGGATAAATTTTTCCTCATGCTGGAAACCATCTCTAACTGTAATGTCGCCAATAACGACTTTTTTTGGATAATTCATAGGATTTATGTTTTTATTAGTAACTATTTCTTTATGTAAAATACAGCTATTTAATTCGTTAATCCAAAATTCCGATATACTGGTCGAGTGATTCGGGATTTTTCAGCGCATCGCGGTTGAGCACCTCCTCGCCGTGAATAATCTTTTTTACGGCCACTTCCACCTTTTTGCCATTCAATGTGTATGGGACATCATTCACCTGTTTTATGATTGCCGGCACATGGCGCGGACTGCAACTGCTTCTGATGTTGTTTTTTATCTTTCCGATCAGTAGATCGTTAAGCAAAGCGCCCGGATGAAGTTTCACAAATAATACAACCCGTTCATCGCCCTGCCAATGCTGCCCGATAATCACCGAATCGGCGATCTCCTCCAGGTTTTCGACAACACTGTAAATTTCCGCAGTTCCAATCCTAACTCCACCCGGATTGAGGGTAGCATCCGACCGGCCATACATCGTCACGCCGCCGTGCTCGCTGATCACAACGTAATCTCCGTGATGCCAGATGTTATCATAGACCTCGAAATAGGCTTTATGGTACTTCCTGCCATCCGGATCATTCCAGAAATACACCGGCATGGATGGAAATGCAGTTTTACAAACCAACTCTCCTTTTTGACCCACCAGCGATTTGCCAAAATCATCAAAACAATCTACATCCATTCCCAATCCTTTGCATTGTATTTCTCCGCGATAAACAGGTAACAAGGGATTTCCAAGGACGAAACAGGAGATGATATCCGTGCCGCCGGCAATTGACGAAAGCTGAACCTCTTTCTTCCACTCGCGGTAAACATATTCAAAACTCTCGTTAGTAAGTGGTGAGCCCGTGCTGGTTATGGCTTTTAGCTTTGGGAATGAAGAAATTTCTTTGGGTTTTACGCCGGCATCTTCAAGGGATGCAATATATTTTGCACTGGTGCCAAAAATGGAAATTCCCAGCTCATCAGCCATTCTCAGGAGCGCATCCGGTGCAGGATAAAAAGGATTGCCATCAAAAAGTACAAGTGTTGAACCAACCGCAAGGCTTGAGACGACCCAGTTCCACATCATCCAGCCGCAGGTGGTGAAATAAAAAATGGTGTCTTCGGGTTTCAGGTCGCAATGCAACCGAAGCTCTTTCAGATGCTGGATCAGCGTGCCACCGGCAGAATGCACGATGCTTTTGGGCAGTCCGGTGGTTCCCGACGAGTACATAATGTAAAGGGGATGGTCGAACGTAAGTTGTTCAAAATGCAACCCGCCATTTTCCATCGCTCCAAATTCTTCCCATTTCACCGCATTTTCGATCGCTTCAGTTTTGCGATTCCCTGTGAAATCAATAAGAACCACCTTTTCAACCGAAGGCAATTTTTCAAGGATCCCTTTCAGTTTTTCCTGAGAGTCAAACAATTTTCCGTTATAAAAATAGCCATCAGCAGCGAAAATGACTTTAGGTTCGATCTGGGTAAAACGGTCAAGCACTCCTTTGATCCCAAAATCGGGAGAAGAGGACGACCATACAGCTCCGATGGAAGCTACGGCCAGCATGGCGATGATGGTTTCAGGGATATTCGGCATAAAACCGGCTACGCGATCGCCAACACCAACGCCCAGCTTTTTTAAACCATCAGCGATTCGGGCAGCCTGGAGGTAGAGTTCCTTTTGGGAAATTTTCCGGTCGGCGCCGGCTTCCCCTCTGAAAATAATCGCTGTTTTGTCGCTGCGATACCGGAGAAGATTTTCGGCGAAATTCAATCTTGCACCTTCGAACCACCTTGCACCGGGCATTTTGTGCGGGTCATCCACCACGCTTGTGAATTTTTCAGAATAAAGAATTCCAGAAAATTCCCAGAAGGTACCCCAAAATGCTGCCGGTTGCTCCACGCTCCATTTGTGAAGGGTCGGGTAATCAGCTTTTTCCAGATCGTATTTTTTAAATACTAACTGGAGAAACTCATCCATCTGCGATTGCTTCAGGGTTTCGGGGTGAGGCTGCCAGAGGAGGTGATGGTTCATAGTAACCTAGTTTTATGAATTGAATTGGGTATTTAATCCTTCTTTTTGAAATAAAACATTTAAGAAGTCATCATGGGTAAGAAACACGTCAACTCTATTTTTTGCTGAGAGACACGATGCAAGTTGCAGTGCATCCAAAGTTCTCAAGGTTGTTAATCCATACTTAGAAAATAGATTTTGCGCCATTTCTATAAGACCTGTGTCAGTTTTAATCCAACTGAATTGCATTTTATCACTCTCGAAACATTTTATCACTTCTTTGGCAATTTGCTCGTCTAAATTCTTCATGCGTACTTTTTTCCAAACGGCTGAAACGAATTCAACTTTGGCTATTTCTGATAAAAATATTTCAGAAACATTTTCAGAGATCAACCGAGAAAGCTTTTCACTTTCAACTTCATAATGGTAAAGTTTTACAAGGGTTGAAGTATCGAGGAAAGCTACCATCGGTCAGTTCTCCTTTCATCAATCACCAATTCGCTCAAGGATCCTTTACAATTCTTAGTTAACTCAAGAGACCTTTGAAAGGAAAACTTGCGTTCGGGGTGTCTTTTTGTTTGATATTCATCATAAAACACCACCAAAACCTTCATTGGCTCGGTAAACTTAACATTGTCCGGAACCTCAATAAATCCGTTGCGATAAACTGTTTCAATCGTTAATGGTTTCATGTTCGATGATAATTAGTTTAAAAAAATCTATTTAATTAAATAACGCTGTTAAATTCCAATAATTGGAAACCACTGATAGGGTTTGAAACCCTGTCAGGGTGATTTTTATTCTTTCCAGCCAACGGTTCGGTGCGAGCCATCACAGTAAGGCTTATTCCTGGAATGGCCACAACGGCAAAGGAAAGTAGGATCTGTGACGCTCAACTCTTTGCCATTTGCATCAAGCAGTTTGAATTTTCCTTTCACCATGTAAGACCCGTTTGGGGAAAGCTTTACTTCAACATTACTTTTGTCTTCCATCGTTCAATTTTTTAAAAGATTATTTTAAAGTGATAAAAACCAATTATTTATGAGGTTTACTGACTTAATTATTTTTCCACAATGCTCTTGCAGGAATTTTTCGGAAATGGGTTTATCCGCCGGATACTCCATTGCAGCTTTCATTACTGCTCTTCCATCGAAGTCAACGTAGGCAATCCTCACCGTAAGTTCATCGGGTTGACGGCCAAAATCCTTTCCCGAAAGCATCGCTACTCCGGTAGCTTTCAGAATAGCATCACACATCTCAACCGAGGTATAAATGTCGTTTTTGATAAGTTTCTCGCGGTAATATTCAAAATTAGGAAAAAGGTAAAAACCCCCTTCCGGTTCGGGAAGTGTGATGTTGTTTTTTTTGAGCAAATGTGCCAGGTGTCTGCCAAGGGCGCCTAAAATTTTGCGGGCATAAACAAGATAATGCTCTATCTCCGGCCCCATCTGAAAAGCTGTGATGGCGGCATATTGGATGGGCGCCGAGGTGGCGGTGTAGGTTTCGCTGGCTACCGAACTCATTGCGTTGAGCAGCCACCGCAGCGATGTTGGGAAGGTGAACGTTCCGAGCCTCCAGCCGCCTGCGCCGCACCACTTGCTCAATCCGCTGCTGATGATTGTGCCTTCCGGGTAAAACCTTGAAATTGAAACATGTTGACCGCGATGATGCAGCAATCCGTAAATCTCGTCGGAAATCAGGATAACTTTGTGTTTACGGGCAACGTGTGCAATTTCCCTGAGCTCTGCAAGGGTATAAGTTGCACCGGTAGGGTTGTTTGGATAATTAAGAATGACAACTCTCGGACGGTCGGGGTCGGCACGACAAATAATCTCCAGTTTCTCGGGAGTGAGCATCCATTTGTCTTTTTCAAGCGTAGGGACCCACGAAACGGGTCTTCCGATGATTTGTGCCTGTGGCGAATAAGAAACCCAGCTTGGTGTTGGAATCACGAGATCGCCATAGTAAACCAGTTGCAGCAGAAAGATCAGCTCTTTTGACCCCGGTCCAATAATCACATCATCAGCCGTACATTCCAAACCATGAGCTTTCCAGTTAAATTTAGCGATCGTTTCGCGAAGCGGGTAAAGTCCCTGAACAGGCAAATAGTCTTTTTGAAAAGCGTTATCCTGCAAAGATTTAACAACCGAATCCGGCACCGGAAAAGGGGATTGACCCAATCCCAGTTTGAAAACCTCTTTCCCTTCGCTGATCAGTTGCCGGCTCAGTTCATTAATCGCCAGAGTAGCTGACGTTTTCAAACCCCTGACGTTCAGGTTTAAACTTGTTGGTAAGATACCGTTGTTATTGCTCTTTGACATGAAAGTTATTTTTAGCTACAATCCCAGGTGTCGCGAAATGACCAAACGCTGGATTTCTGAAGTTCCCTCACCGATTTGCAACAGTCGCTGATCACGGTAGATCCTTTCGACATCGTAATCCTTCATCAGGCCGTAACCACCGTGGATTTGAACGGCTTCGTCAGCCACTTCTTTCGCAATTTCGGAGCAGTAAAGTTTGGCCATTGCAGCTTCTTTTCCGAAAGGCTTGTTATTGTCCTTGAGCCAGCAGGTGCGATAAAGGAACCATCGGGCATGTTCGGTTTTCATGGCCATGTCGGCCAGTTTGAAAGCATTGATTTGAAATTTGGAGATTGCTTTTCCAAACTGTTTTCTTTCCTGGGCATATTGCATGGCCAGTTCGAAAGCGCCTTGTGCAGCTCCAAGCCCCAATGCAGCAATAGAAAGCCTTCCATTGTCGAGAGTTGAGAGCATGATCTTTGAGCCCTCTCCTACTTTTCCGAGCAGATTTTCCTTAGGTACGCGGCAATCGTCGAAAAACAACTGGGCGGTGTCCGAAGCGCGCCACATCATCTTTCCATGCATTGGTGTGCGGGTGAACCCGGGAGTTCCTTTTTCGACAATAATGGTAGAGTATTCTTTTTTCCCATCCTCGAACACTTTGGTAACGGCCTGAACGGCAGAGCCAACAGAAATATCTGCTGAACCATTGGTAATAAATATTTTTGAACCGTTGATTACCCAATCATCACCATCCAACACAGCAGTAGTTTTTGTTCCGCGTGAATCGGAGCCGGCATCGGGCTCGGTAAGACCAAAACCCCATAGCGCTTCACCTGTGCACAATTGCGGAAGGTATTTCATTTTCTGTTCTTCGGTGCCATAGTAATAAAGTGGCCCTATCCCAAGTGAATTATGTGCTGCAAGGGTAGCGCCCTGGCTGCCGTCAACCCGCGCTATTTCTTCAACGGCAATGATGTAGGACAACGTATCCAGCCCTTGTCCGCCGTACTTTTCGGGCAAATACATACCAAACAGGCCGAGGTCGCCCATTTTTTTGGTTAGATCAACCGAAAACTGGGCTTTCTCGTCCAGCTCTTTTGCCACCGGCCTGATCTCGCGCTCTGCAAAATCATGCACGGTTTCGCGGATCATCTTGTGTTCGTCTGATAATTCAAAATTCATTTTCCCTAATTTTTTGTTTAAAACTGAAAACTATTCCATTTCAACCAATGTGGTGGAGGAGTCAACCATATCGTGAACTGCTACCAGCACTTTTTTGACTTTGGCATCTTTTTTAGCAACGATGTTGTTTTCCATTTTCATGGCTTCAACCACTACAACAATATCCCCTTTAGCAATCATGTCGCCTTCTTTAACATTGATTTTGAATACCCTGCCAGGCAACGGTGAAAACAATTTATTTCCGGCGCCTGCAACGTTATCATCTTCGCTGGCAATTTCCAGTTTTGAATCCAGCAGGTCGTTGCGAACCATCAGGAAATCCTGCTTGTTGATGGTAACTTTAGCCATCCCGTGCTCGCCTCCCGAAATTGAGGCTGCGTAGGTTTCATTGCCGATTTTGAAGTCCACTTCCGTTTTGTCAAGTTGCAACAATTTGGTTGTAGCCTCAAATCCATTGACTCCGAAACGATAATCGCCATTGAAAGCTTTATTGACTGTTACCGGGTAATTCTTGTTGTCATAGTTAATGCTGACCGTTTTCATCGCTCTCCAGTAACCAATTGTTGACCAGATGTTGTTTTTCTCCTGTTTTTCTGTCTGCTCTGTAATGGATTGATCGTTTAAGCTGAA harbors:
- a CDS encoding acyl-CoA dehydrogenase family protein, with translation MNFELSDEHKMIRETVHDFAEREIRPVAKELDEKAQFSVDLTKKMGDLGLFGMYLPEKYGGQGLDTLSYIIAVEEIARVDGSQGATLAAHNSLGIGPLYYYGTEEQKMKYLPQLCTGEALWGFGLTEPDAGSDSRGTKTTAVLDGDDWVINGSKIFITNGSADISVGSAVQAVTKVFEDGKKEYSTIIVEKGTPGFTRTPMHGKMMWRASDTAQLFFDDCRVPKENLLGKVGEGSKIMLSTLDNGRLSIAALGLGAAQGAFELAMQYAQERKQFGKAISKFQINAFKLADMAMKTEHARWFLYRTCWLKDNNKPFGKEAAMAKLYCSEIAKEVADEAVQIHGGYGLMKDYDVERIYRDQRLLQIGEGTSEIQRLVISRHLGL
- a CDS encoding pyruvate carboxyltransferase → MNYPKKVVIGDITVRDGFQHEEKFIPTEAKLWMLEQLILAGFKHLEVTNLGNPKGMPQFRDADELFKLIRKSKVVKHLINDVMLTAITIRERAVERAIISKQEGWGPDRILLMVSTSESHQKKNSGLNLAEYWKMSEEWVKKAVDAGLKVNGTVSTIWGCPIEGPTEMKKAIEFTKRWFDIGATDVEHADHDGSASPDRVYQYFSMLLDSVDNPHKQIAHFHTTRGWGLANVLAALQAGMTNYEASLGGLGGQPANFVDGVPVAGTGDYYYKDPSLAGLVSTEDMVVMMDEMGIKTGLDIDKVLQIGNVLERIVGRRLRSESIKSGRIPKELSGRK
- a CDS encoding aminotransferase class I/II-fold pyridoxal phosphate-dependent enzyme; this encodes MSKSNNNGILPTSLNLNVRGLKTSATLAINELSRQLISEGKEVFKLGLGQSPFPVPDSVVKSLQDNAFQKDYLPVQGLYPLRETIAKFNWKAHGLECTADDVIIGPGSKELIFLLQLVYYGDLVIPTPSWVSYSPQAQIIGRPVSWVPTLEKDKWMLTPEKLEIICRADPDRPRVVILNYPNNPTGATYTLAELREIAHVARKHKVILISDEIYGLLHHRGQHVSISRFYPEGTIISSGLSKWCGAGGWRLGTFTFPTSLRWLLNAMSSVASETYTATSAPIQYAAITAFQMGPEIEHYLVYARKILGALGRHLAHLLKKNNITLPEPEGGFYLFPNFEYYREKLIKNDIYTSVEMCDAILKATGVAMLSGKDFGRQPDELTVRIAYVDFDGRAVMKAAMEYPADKPISEKFLQEHCGKIIKSVNLINNWFLSL
- a CDS encoding acetoacetate--CoA ligase, translated to MNHHLLWQPHPETLKQSQMDEFLQLVFKKYDLEKADYPTLHKWSVEQPAAFWGTFWEFSGILYSEKFTSVVDDPHKMPGARWFEGARLNFAENLLRYRSDKTAIIFRGEAGADRKISQKELYLQAARIADGLKKLGVGVGDRVAGFMPNIPETIIAMLAVASIGAVWSSSSPDFGIKGVLDRFTQIEPKVIFAADGYFYNGKLFDSQEKLKGILEKLPSVEKVVLIDFTGNRKTEAIENAVKWEEFGAMENGGLHFEQLTFDHPLYIMYSSGTTGLPKSIVHSAGGTLIQHLKELRLHCDLKPEDTIFYFTTCGWMMWNWVVSSLAVGSTLVLFDGNPFYPAPDALLRMADELGISIFGTSAKYIASLEDAGVKPKEISSFPKLKAITSTGSPLTNESFEYVYREWKKEVQLSSIAGGTDIISCFVLGNPLLPVYRGEIQCKGLGMDVDCFDDFGKSLVGQKGELVCKTAFPSMPVYFWNDPDGRKYHKAYFEVYDNIWHHGDYVVISEHGGVTMYGRSDATLNPGGVRIGTAEIYSVVENLEEIADSVIIGQHWQGDERVVLFVKLHPGALLNDLLIGKIKNNIRSSCSPRHVPAIIKQVNDVPYTLNGKKVEVAVKKIIHGEEVLNRDALKNPESLDQYIGILD
- a CDS encoding CDGSH iron-sulfur domain-containing protein; translation: MEDKSNVEVKLSPNGSYMVKGKFKLLDANGKELSVTDPTFLCRCGHSRNKPYCDGSHRTVGWKE
- a CDS encoding type II toxin-antitoxin system VapC family toxin, producing the protein MVAFLDTSTLVKLYHYEVESEKLSRLISENVSEIFLSEIAKVEFVSAVWKKVRMKNLDEQIAKEVIKCFESDKMQFSWIKTDTGLIEMAQNLFSKYGLTTLRTLDALQLASCLSAKNRVDVFLTHDDFLNVLFQKEGLNTQFNS